Proteins from a genomic interval of Sphingobacterium lactis:
- a CDS encoding TetR/AcrR family transcriptional regulator has protein sequence MNKKQQIIETSIAVFNEMGIRNTTTRHIADRMGMSAGNLHYHFKHTEDIILQIFQQLIQEFDEMMKVEHPGPWTLKILEDSLAKSFAIQQRYKFVFINFVELGKWIPQIAESYRENIQKRQIQFRRMIVQLQEDGTIAASLSSEELEILVNQIFILADFWISFNELVNQLTGQSAVDHYQAIFLRLLQPYIATGAKG, from the coding sequence GTGAATAAGAAACAGCAGATCATAGAGACATCCATTGCCGTATTCAATGAGATGGGAATAAGGAACACAACGACACGGCATATCGCTGACCGGATGGGTATGAGTGCTGGAAATCTACACTACCATTTCAAGCATACTGAGGATATTATTCTACAGATCTTTCAACAACTCATTCAGGAATTTGACGAAATGATGAAGGTCGAGCATCCAGGTCCGTGGACTTTGAAGATTCTTGAGGACAGCCTCGCCAAAAGTTTTGCGATTCAGCAGCGATATAAATTTGTATTCATCAATTTTGTCGAACTCGGTAAATGGATCCCGCAAATTGCGGAAAGCTATCGCGAAAATATCCAGAAAAGGCAAATTCAGTTCCGCCGGATGATCGTACAACTTCAAGAGGATGGGACAATCGCTGCCTCACTTTCTTCTGAAGAGCTGGAAATCCTTGTCAATCAGATTTTTATTCTTGCTGATTTTTGGATTTCTTTTAATGAATTGGTGAATCAATTAACTGGCCAATCGGCAGTTGATCACTATCAGGCCATCTTTTTACGCCTTTTGCAACCTTATATA
- a CDS encoding TPM domain-containing protein: MIRSLHSKLKNPLGVIFLVIGFFCSFPEVYAQTYYTVDNLPSPKVAGQNFYVTDPDHILSSGTVEELNAISTDIEAHTQAEFAIAIVRDYTGDDDFQFAFDLFREWGIGKKESNNGLLLFIAVDRREYRFISGYGMEAIFPDAYLKRIGEKYLVENFRNNDYDRGVLEASKFIQHILKSPDAHEELKRQMPEAIPFFSFENPILKNSLLVIGFFLLIYLYIHFSSKSLIKRKRSTNPIAPVFYGMGCMVLLMFITVFIFAFVFNNIHQVYQVKHLPYFLMVLGSVIIAMKITTNSASIFKSYTDEQERMAARKEFMKRNGILLLLAPIAIYEFFSLSNYLRKNKNRFVPPDDSGNWERMVRTTNKKETATYLSPGQVKEEKIGALKYEVWKDTRTGKFKYIPWDLNKDYTVCPSCGYTTLEIDVTKTLKRATYKSTGVGEKGDKCQNCSYYQFKEEFVIPKKTRSSSSSSSGGGGSSSSSGGGSFGGGSSGGGGAGGRW, translated from the coding sequence ATGATTAGAAGTTTACATTCGAAACTTAAAAATCCGCTAGGGGTAATATTCCTAGTCATTGGATTTTTTTGTTCTTTTCCCGAGGTCTATGCACAGACCTATTACACCGTGGACAATCTGCCCAGTCCCAAGGTTGCGGGCCAAAACTTTTATGTAACGGATCCAGATCATATCCTGAGTTCTGGAACGGTTGAGGAATTGAATGCCATATCCACAGATATTGAAGCCCACACGCAAGCGGAATTTGCGATAGCTATTGTTCGCGATTACACCGGCGACGACGATTTTCAATTTGCCTTTGACCTTTTCCGGGAATGGGGAATCGGTAAAAAAGAAAGTAACAATGGGTTGTTGCTTTTCATAGCGGTGGATCGAAGAGAATACAGGTTCATTTCGGGATATGGAATGGAAGCTATCTTTCCGGATGCTTATCTCAAAAGAATTGGCGAAAAATACCTTGTTGAGAATTTTAGAAACAACGATTATGACCGCGGGGTTTTAGAGGCCAGTAAATTTATACAGCATATCTTAAAATCCCCAGATGCACATGAAGAGCTCAAACGGCAAATGCCTGAAGCCATTCCATTCTTTAGTTTTGAAAATCCCATTTTGAAGAACAGTTTGCTGGTCATCGGTTTTTTTTTGCTCATTTACCTGTATATTCATTTTTCCAGTAAGTCCTTGATAAAAAGGAAGCGAAGTACAAATCCTATTGCCCCTGTTTTTTATGGGATGGGATGTATGGTGCTCTTGATGTTCATTACCGTTTTCATTTTTGCTTTCGTCTTCAATAATATTCATCAAGTCTATCAGGTTAAGCATCTCCCATATTTCTTAATGGTATTGGGATCGGTCATCATTGCGATGAAGATCACGACTAATAGCGCTTCAATTTTTAAAAGTTATACCGATGAACAAGAACGAATGGCTGCACGGAAGGAGTTCATGAAACGCAATGGAATCCTGTTGCTGCTTGCTCCCATAGCCATTTATGAATTTTTCAGCTTGTCTAATTATCTCCGTAAAAATAAAAATCGCTTTGTTCCACCCGATGATTCCGGCAATTGGGAACGGATGGTCCGAACCACTAATAAAAAAGAAACAGCAACGTACCTCAGTCCTGGTCAGGTCAAGGAGGAGAAAATAGGTGCATTGAAATACGAGGTTTGGAAAGATACCCGTACCGGTAAATTCAAGTATATCCCGTGGGATCTAAATAAGGATTATACGGTCTGCCCATCTTGCGGATATACAACATTAGAGATCGATGTCACGAAGACCTTGAAGCGAGCAACTTACAAGTCGACAGGTGTAGGGGAAAAGGGGGATAAATGCCAAAACTGCTCTTATTACCAATTTAAGGAAGAGTTTGTTATTCCAAAGAAAACTCGGAGTTCCAGCAGCTCGTCTAGTGGAGGCGGCGGAAGCAGCTCTTCTTCGGGTGGAGGAAGCTTTGGTGGAGGATCTTCTGGTGGAGGTGGTGCCGGCGGTCGGTGGTAA
- a CDS encoding DUF4230 domain-containing protein codes for MTKLLKVLVVLVLLIGIAVFVWDRFKPAPTKETNHQVLVEKIEAMGKLELVKYRYSDVVEHKNMTAYLPDASVLLIIKADAVGCIDLGKLKAEDVNVMDDSVQITLPRAEICYVKIDHKSSKVYDTKMAFFREATLVDEAFKAAETEITNQVKKSDILKQTENNALHVLRPLIEGLGYKKINLTFK; via the coding sequence ATGACAAAATTACTTAAAGTATTGGTTGTACTTGTTTTATTGATCGGTATAGCCGTATTTGTATGGGATAGATTCAAACCCGCCCCTACCAAAGAAACCAACCACCAGGTCCTGGTTGAAAAAATTGAGGCAATGGGGAAATTGGAATTGGTGAAGTATAGATATAGTGATGTGGTTGAACATAAGAACATGACGGCCTACCTGCCGGATGCGAGTGTCCTATTGATCATCAAAGCGGATGCTGTGGGCTGTATTGATTTGGGAAAACTAAAAGCTGAAGATGTCAACGTGATGGACGATTCCGTTCAGATCACACTCCCACGTGCAGAGATCTGCTATGTAAAGATCGATCATAAGAGCTCTAAGGTCTACGATACGAAAATGGCCTTCTTCCGGGAGGCAACTTTAGTTGATGAAGCTTTCAAAGCTGCAGAAACGGAGATCACCAACCAGGTTAAAAAATCAGACATACTCAAGCAGACAGAAAACAACGCACTTCACGTATTGCGTCCATTGATTGAAGGTCTGGGTTATAAAAAGATCAACCTGACATTCAAATAA
- a CDS encoding class I SAM-dependent DNA methyltransferase, translated as MERRNVFKVYDRIAEWFDQHRGQQLVEKKYLDYLISTLPDTASILDVGCGTGEPIFRYFAERNYPIFGLDASAAMLAIARKNFPEHEFLHMDMRELQLDRQFDAIIAWHSFFHLPLEDQENMFSRFREHLTPNGILLFTSGHERGEAWGENGGEQLFHASFSTQEYQELLQHNGFTILTHEMEDQSCGGATVWIVQRKV; from the coding sequence ATGGAAAGAAGGAATGTATTCAAGGTATATGATCGCATCGCAGAATGGTTCGATCAACATCGTGGCCAACAGCTGGTGGAAAAGAAATATTTGGATTACCTCATCTCGACATTACCCGACACGGCCAGCATATTGGATGTTGGCTGTGGTACCGGGGAACCGATTTTCCGCTATTTTGCGGAAAGAAACTACCCTATCTTTGGCCTAGATGCTTCTGCAGCCATGTTGGCAATAGCACGCAAGAACTTTCCAGAACATGAATTCCTGCATATGGACATGCGCGAACTTCAACTGGATCGTCAGTTTGATGCCATCATTGCTTGGCATAGCTTTTTCCATCTTCCATTGGAGGATCAGGAAAATATGTTTAGCCGGTTTCGCGAACACCTTACTCCAAATGGCATCCTGCTATTTACTTCTGGACATGAACGCGGCGAAGCGTGGGGTGAAAATGGAGGCGAACAATTGTTCCATGCGTCTTTTTCTACACAAGAATATCAAGAGTTATTACAGCATAATGGTTTTACCATCCTAACTCATGAAATGGAAGATCAATCCTGTGGAGGTGCAACCGTTTGGATAGTCCAACGCAAAGTCTAA
- a CDS encoding MFS transporter encodes MFKAASFSYDQTKTTFPILIAICIAHLANDLIQAVIPASYPLLKENFHLSFGQIGIITFCFQLASSLLQPVVGSYTDKRPQPYSQIIGMLFSFVGIIALAYSNNYYSVLFAVIMVGIGSSIFHPESSRVAYLSSGGKRSLAQSIFQIGGNTGTALAPLLMAWFVLPHGQRAILWFLLVAVVAQLVLAYIASWYKKVLFVMNGQAKRAIKLPDLSPTRINMAIVILLLLIFSKYVYIASITSYLQFYMMDKFAITDIQAQVYLFYFLIAVALGTLFGGFLGDVIGRKYIIWFSVLGCAPFTLLLPFASLFWTGVLISIIGLIMASAFPSILVYAQELLPKKIGMVSGLFYGFAFGMGGLGAAILGWFADQTSLETIYAVCSYLPLMGVIAYFLPNMKKIQYKEG; translated from the coding sequence ATGTTTAAGGCAGCATCTTTTTCTTACGACCAAACCAAAACAACATTTCCCATTTTAATCGCAATCTGTATTGCGCATTTAGCAAACGACCTGATCCAGGCCGTTATTCCAGCGTCTTACCCTTTACTGAAGGAAAACTTCCATTTAAGTTTCGGACAGATTGGTATTATTACCTTCTGCTTTCAGTTGGCATCCTCGTTACTGCAACCAGTCGTTGGTTCGTATACCGACAAACGGCCACAACCATACTCCCAGATCATTGGGATGTTGTTCAGCTTTGTGGGGATTATTGCCCTGGCTTATTCCAATAACTATTATTCAGTGTTATTCGCCGTGATCATGGTGGGGATCGGATCTTCTATCTTTCATCCTGAATCTTCGCGGGTGGCCTATCTTTCATCGGGCGGGAAGCGCAGTCTTGCGCAATCCATCTTTCAGATCGGCGGTAATACGGGTACGGCACTAGCACCATTGCTGATGGCTTGGTTTGTCCTGCCCCATGGGCAAAGAGCAATCCTTTGGTTTCTGTTGGTCGCTGTGGTTGCTCAATTGGTTCTGGCTTATATCGCCAGTTGGTACAAAAAGGTGTTGTTTGTCATGAATGGACAAGCAAAAAGAGCCATTAAATTACCGGATCTCTCGCCGACAAGAATCAATATGGCCATTGTTATCCTCTTGTTGTTGATCTTTTCAAAATACGTTTATATTGCCAGTATAACCAGTTATTTACAGTTTTACATGATGGACAAATTTGCCATAACAGATATCCAAGCGCAGGTTTATCTATTTTATTTTCTGATAGCCGTGGCGTTAGGGACTTTATTCGGTGGATTTTTGGGGGATGTCATCGGTCGAAAATATATCATCTGGTTTTCGGTTTTGGGCTGTGCACCTTTTACCTTATTGCTGCCCTTCGCCAGTTTGTTCTGGACTGGGGTTTTAATTTCCATCATTGGATTGATTATGGCATCCGCATTTCCTTCCATCCTGGTATACGCTCAAGAGCTATTGCCGAAAAAAATTGGAATGGTATCTGGGTTATTCTATGGATTTGCATTTGGAATGGGTGGGTTAGGTGCTGCAATTTTGGGATGGTTTGCGGATCAGACTTCCCTGGAAACTATATATGCAGTATGTTCTTATCTGCCATTAATGGGCGTTATTGCCTATTTCCTGCCCAATATGAAAAAGATACAGTATAAGGAAGGTTAG
- a CDS encoding DUF5106 domain-containing protein, whose translation MVSNKWCLLALVISLGFWTSCQQEQKKQEATTTPTAQGGNYAAPKPPANITGEEAKINYVFTHFWDNFNFQDTAKILNTGYGEQAIVDYIGHFPLVKADTLREGIEQVFDAAKIEPSVFNFFKFQFENYLAHPNSPMRSDQYYETVLNYLIGSEKVSADEKTKYQTLLPILQKNKPGKTATDFAYTTTAGTTGTLKTLEAPFTMLFFYEPGCSSCEEAIAEMKSNLGLNSVIENGGLKILAIYPDGNEEIWKDYQNQIPNNWINAIDKDQVIVTKNLYMIKATPTIYLLDKDKKVILKDSYLPQVYGYFQSL comes from the coding sequence ATGGTAAGTAATAAATGGTGCCTATTGGCATTGGTGATAAGTCTGGGATTTTGGACATCCTGCCAGCAGGAACAGAAAAAACAAGAAGCAACAACAACGCCTACTGCGCAGGGCGGAAATTATGCAGCTCCAAAACCGCCAGCGAACATTACTGGAGAAGAAGCAAAGATCAATTACGTGTTTACCCATTTCTGGGATAACTTCAATTTTCAGGATACCGCCAAGATCCTCAATACGGGTTATGGCGAACAGGCTATTGTCGATTATATCGGCCATTTCCCATTGGTTAAGGCTGATACCTTAAGAGAAGGGATAGAGCAGGTATTCGATGCCGCGAAAATCGAACCTTCCGTATTCAACTTTTTTAAATTTCAATTTGAGAATTATCTGGCTCATCCCAATTCGCCCATGCGCAGTGACCAGTATTATGAAACTGTTCTGAATTATTTGATCGGTTCGGAAAAAGTTTCGGCCGATGAGAAAACAAAATATCAGACATTGCTTCCGATCCTGCAAAAAAATAAGCCAGGAAAAACTGCGACGGATTTTGCCTATACCACAACTGCAGGTACCACCGGCACCTTAAAAACCTTGGAGGCACCTTTCACGATGTTGTTCTTCTATGAACCGGGATGCAGCAGCTGTGAGGAAGCCATTGCTGAAATGAAAAGTAATCTTGGTCTGAATTCCGTAATTGAAAATGGCGGATTGAAAATCCTGGCCATCTATCCGGATGGAAATGAGGAGATCTGGAAGGACTATCAAAATCAAATCCCCAACAATTGGATCAATGCGATCGATAAAGATCAGGTGATCGTGACGAAAAACCTATACATGATCAAAGCAACCCCTACGATCTATTTGTTGGACAAGGACAAAAAGGTAATCTTAAAGGATAGCTATCTGCCACAAGTTTACGGCTATTTTCAAAGCCTATAA
- a CDS encoding HAMP domain-containing sensor histidine kinase, translating to MKIKTKLYIGIGLLFLMILILGAVSTLYVNSMKKDTENVLSANYNSVEYARNMLRASDKLAFGPQALAELQQNMKRQEANVTEGGEREITDRLAKRLLDLSSSPQDNQLAQEFRTDLIELMTVNMNAIVAKSDHAKEMASNAFILISVVGALCFLIGFVLFVNLPNHIADPIRKLTASIKEIAQQNYSQRVHIEGQSEFAELASSFNSMAERLQEYANSKLDQILEEKKRIETLINSMHDPVIGLDQQRRIVFINDEALQVAGMQRIDIAEKATATLYNKNELLNQVTNPNADANFKIYGDQKEQYYEREVIPMDIIPTGEQTKQQIGELIVLKNITTFKELDVAKTNFIATVSHELKTPIASIQLSAELLKHPRMGELNPDQQHILQGIEEDSVRLLKITSELLNMSQVETGNIMLFAKLSNPWPIIDYAVKTTRMQAEQKHIQVRVVVEENLPQVFVDEEKTAWVMTNFLSNAIRYSTEHSEIKVSLKKENDMLVFAVQDFGKGIDASYKDRVFDRYFQIPGSMRTGTGLGLSISKDFINNQNGIIGVDSESGLGSTFFFKLPIPKVSEA from the coding sequence ATGAAAATTAAGACTAAACTTTATATCGGTATCGGATTGTTGTTTCTAATGATCCTGATTTTGGGTGCTGTAAGCACATTGTATGTCAATTCGATGAAGAAGGATACCGAGAACGTGCTTTCCGCAAATTACAATTCCGTGGAATATGCGCGCAATATGTTACGGGCTTCCGATAAGCTAGCTTTTGGGCCACAAGCGCTTGCAGAGCTGCAACAGAACATGAAACGGCAAGAGGCCAATGTAACTGAGGGCGGTGAACGTGAGATTACGGATCGGTTGGCCAAAAGGCTCTTAGATTTATCTTCCTCACCCCAGGATAATCAGCTTGCGCAGGAATTCCGAACAGACTTAATCGAATTGATGACCGTCAATATGAATGCGATAGTCGCAAAGAGCGATCATGCGAAAGAAATGGCTTCCAATGCTTTTATATTGATTTCGGTGGTGGGTGCATTGTGTTTTTTGATTGGTTTTGTGCTTTTTGTCAATCTACCAAACCATATCGCGGATCCCATTCGAAAGTTGACGGCCAGTATCAAGGAAATCGCGCAGCAGAATTACAGTCAACGCGTCCACATTGAGGGGCAGAGTGAATTTGCCGAATTAGCAAGCTCTTTCAATAGCATGGCCGAGCGGCTACAGGAGTATGCCAACAGCAAGTTGGATCAAATTCTGGAAGAAAAGAAGCGTATTGAGACGCTCATCAACAGTATGCACGACCCTGTTATTGGGTTGGATCAGCAACGTCGGATAGTTTTTATCAACGATGAAGCACTTCAGGTTGCGGGGATGCAGCGGATAGATATTGCAGAAAAAGCCACAGCAACCCTATATAACAAAAATGAACTCCTTAACCAGGTTACCAATCCGAATGCAGATGCCAACTTCAAAATATATGGGGATCAGAAAGAGCAATATTATGAACGGGAAGTGATCCCGATGGACATCATACCTACGGGTGAACAAACTAAGCAACAGATCGGTGAACTGATTGTATTGAAGAATATCACCACGTTTAAGGAATTGGATGTTGCAAAAACCAATTTCATAGCGACAGTATCCCATGAGCTGAAAACGCCCATTGCATCCATCCAATTGAGTGCGGAATTGCTGAAGCATCCACGGATGGGGGAATTAAACCCCGACCAACAGCATATTCTGCAAGGCATAGAAGAGGATAGTGTCAGGTTATTGAAAATAACCAGCGAATTGCTGAATATGTCGCAAGTGGAAACGGGTAATATCATGCTGTTCGCGAAGCTTTCCAATCCTTGGCCAATTATTGACTATGCGGTGAAAACCACGCGCATGCAAGCGGAGCAGAAGCATATCCAGGTGCGGGTCGTTGTAGAAGAAAATTTACCCCAAGTGTTCGTGGATGAGGAGAAGACCGCATGGGTGATGACAAATTTTTTGTCAAATGCCATCCGCTATTCCACCGAGCATAGTGAAATTAAGGTTTCATTGAAAAAGGAGAACGATATGTTGGTTTTTGCTGTTCAGGATTTTGGAAAAGGCATCGATGCTTCCTACAAGGACCGCGTTTTCGACCGGTACTTCCAGATCCCTGGCAGTATGCGTACAGGGACAGGTTTAGGCTTGTCTATTTCAAAGGATTTTATCAATAATCAAAATGGAATAATCGGTGTGGACAGCGAATCAGGTTTGGGATCCACCTTTTTCTTCAAGCTGCCAATACCGAAGGTCTCCGAAGCCTAA
- a CDS encoding histidine kinase, translated as MEGQRKSAEHFLELIKQSRRGKFKIYLGMCAGVGKTYRMLQEAHNLLRNGINVQIGYVETHGREDTAALVQGLPILPRKHMFYKGNGLEELDVDLILKNHPEVVIVDELAHTNIPGSKNQKRYQDVMELLDAGITVISAVNIQHLEGLQAEIGDMLSAVVRERIPDRILQAADEVVFVDIAVADLLDRLKEGKIYREEKIEIALRNFFQADQLLLLRELALKEVAVHAIMKHEQRRGNGPKRKRERFMVCIGTDEKKAKNLIRKTARLASYYQASWFVLYVQTPKEASDKIPLDKQRYLINNFKLATELGGQVVQVKGRRVSDHIVDQVIRMGVTTLCVGRPKWPWFRVLWVMGNFKRLLHRLEKVQVDLIILS; from the coding sequence ATGGAAGGGCAACGTAAATCGGCGGAACATTTTCTGGAACTCATCAAGCAGTCCAGGCGTGGGAAATTCAAAATTTACCTAGGCATGTGTGCAGGCGTGGGCAAGACTTATCGCATGCTTCAGGAGGCACACAACCTATTACGGAACGGGATCAATGTGCAGATTGGTTATGTGGAAACACACGGTCGTGAAGATACTGCGGCTTTGGTGCAAGGTTTGCCCATTCTACCGCGAAAGCATATGTTTTATAAAGGCAATGGTTTGGAAGAATTGGATGTCGATTTGATCCTGAAAAATCATCCAGAGGTTGTCATTGTGGATGAATTGGCACATACCAATATTCCGGGTAGCAAAAACCAAAAGCGTTATCAGGATGTAATGGAATTGCTCGACGCCGGCATTACGGTCATTTCAGCGGTCAATATTCAACATTTGGAGGGCTTGCAGGCAGAAATAGGCGACATGCTATCTGCAGTTGTTCGCGAACGGATCCCCGATCGGATTCTTCAGGCGGCGGATGAAGTGGTATTTGTTGATATTGCAGTGGCGGATTTGCTGGATCGCTTGAAAGAAGGAAAAATCTATCGTGAGGAAAAGATCGAAATAGCCTTGCGTAATTTTTTCCAGGCGGATCAATTGCTGTTGCTAAGGGAATTGGCACTGAAAGAGGTTGCCGTCCATGCGATCATGAAACATGAACAGCGTAGGGGGAATGGCCCTAAACGAAAGCGGGAACGGTTTATGGTTTGTATCGGAACAGATGAGAAAAAAGCGAAGAACCTAATCCGAAAGACTGCCCGACTGGCCAGTTATTATCAAGCGTCATGGTTTGTGCTGTATGTGCAGACACCTAAAGAGGCGAGTGATAAAATCCCTTTGGATAAACAACGTTATTTAATTAATAATTTTAAATTGGCCACGGAATTGGGTGGTCAGGTAGTTCAAGTCAAAGGTCGGCGTGTTTCCGATCATATCGTTGACCAGGTTATCCGAATGGGTGTAACAACGTTATGTGTGGGTCGGCCTAAATGGCCATGGTTTAGGGTGTTATGGGTAATGGGTAATTTCAAGAGGTTGCTTCATAGATTGGAAAAAGTGCAGGTGGATTTAATCATATTGTCATGA
- a CDS encoding porin produces MSIKGIFIPLLSIGILMANAQEHQNSTAKNFAIGGYIETYYSQDFNQPVDHKKVGILNSHHRSNEIAVNLALLKASYQSTHIRSHIAIGLGTYMQANYAGEDGIWKNVYEANLGFKLSKDHALWLDAGVLPSHIGAESAIGLDNVSLSRSLSAENSPYFETGARLSYETKNKEWYFSVLALNGWQRIAMSESQRGLSFGHQVQYKPSTNILINSSSYVGKEGIDSLRIFHNLYVQGRIGEKWSLLANWDIGLQEQSMTKEKLYWWNAGVQGSYAITPGLRIHGRGEYFKDRDAVVFGSTFGSGSALWGASLGLDVTIYEGLCWRTEYRHLEADKAGFPYKRQDLRKTANHITTAMAWRF; encoded by the coding sequence ATGTCAATTAAAGGGATATTTATTCCGTTATTAAGCATTGGAATCCTGATGGCCAATGCACAAGAACATCAGAACAGTACCGCCAAAAACTTTGCTATAGGTGGTTATATTGAAACGTATTATTCCCAGGATTTCAATCAACCTGTAGATCATAAGAAAGTGGGTATACTCAATAGTCATCACCGCAGTAATGAGATCGCTGTGAATTTAGCGTTGCTGAAGGCCAGCTATCAATCCACCCATATCCGCAGTCATATCGCTATTGGCTTAGGAACCTATATGCAAGCAAATTATGCTGGAGAGGATGGCATTTGGAAAAATGTCTACGAAGCTAACCTTGGATTTAAACTGAGCAAGGACCATGCGTTGTGGTTGGATGCTGGTGTGTTGCCTTCACATATTGGTGCTGAAAGTGCGATCGGTTTGGATAACGTAAGTTTATCCCGCAGCCTTTCTGCCGAAAATTCACCCTATTTTGAAACTGGTGCGCGGCTTTCCTATGAAACCAAAAATAAAGAATGGTATTTCTCCGTTTTGGCGCTGAATGGTTGGCAGCGGATTGCCATGTCGGAATCGCAACGTGGGCTTTCCTTTGGACATCAAGTACAATACAAGCCAAGCACCAACATCCTGATCAATAGCAGTTCGTATGTAGGGAAAGAAGGGATCGATAGTTTGCGGATTTTCCATAATCTATATGTGCAGGGGCGCATTGGGGAAAAATGGAGTCTCTTGGCGAATTGGGATATAGGATTACAGGAACAGAGCATGACCAAAGAAAAATTGTATTGGTGGAATGCAGGTGTACAAGGTTCATATGCCATAACGCCAGGCTTGCGTATCCATGGTCGGGGCGAATATTTCAAGGATCGCGATGCTGTGGTCTTTGGATCAACATTTGGTAGTGGCAGTGCGCTGTGGGGGGCATCTCTGGGTTTGGATGTAACCATCTATGAGGGATTATGTTGGCGCACGGAGTATAGGCATCTTGAAGCAGATAAGGCCGGTTTTCCCTACAAAAGGCAAGATCTAAGAAAGACAGCCAATCACATCACCACGGCAATGGCGTGGCGATTTTAG
- the kdpC gene encoding potassium-transporting ATPase subunit KdpC, with amino-acid sequence MKTNLLPALKLTFFSFVVCAILYPFAVWAIAQWSPNQGKGLLIESNGRVFYKNIGQSFTEEGYFQSRPSAVDYNAAGSGGSNLAGSNREYLQTVQQRIQTFQQANPTVSRAELPVELVTASGSGLDPDLTVQGARVQVARIAKVRALEAEKVQELVTSHIEKPLLGIFGPEKVNVLMLNLALDKLSAERSKADVN; translated from the coding sequence ATGAAAACAAATCTTTTACCTGCCCTAAAACTTACATTTTTCAGTTTTGTGGTGTGTGCTATTTTATATCCATTTGCTGTTTGGGCAATTGCCCAATGGAGTCCAAATCAAGGCAAAGGTTTACTTATCGAAAGCAATGGCCGCGTATTTTACAAAAATATCGGTCAATCGTTTACGGAAGAAGGCTACTTTCAATCAAGGCCTTCAGCTGTAGATTATAATGCTGCCGGTTCCGGGGGAAGTAACTTAGCGGGCTCCAATCGGGAATACCTTCAAACGGTTCAGCAGCGTATTCAGACATTTCAGCAAGCAAATCCAACGGTCTCCAGGGCGGAATTGCCGGTTGAGCTGGTGACTGCTAGTGGCAGTGGTTTGGATCCAGATTTAACAGTACAAGGTGCTCGTGTGCAAGTTGCACGTATTGCCAAAGTTCGGGCTTTGGAAGCTGAAAAGGTCCAGGAATTGGTTACGTCTCATATTGAAAAGCCATTGTTGGGAATTTTTGGACCTGAAAAGGTCAATGTGCTGATGCTCAATCTAGCGCTGGATAAGCTGTCCGCAGAAAGGAGTAAAGCAGATGTCAATTAA